Proteins encoded by one window of Nitrospira sp.:
- a CDS encoding LapA family protein has protein sequence MPTLFIALLFAILIAVFALQNTVAVTVHFLVWDYDTSLVLIILGSAMLGALLTFLASLGPRFTRAKQTRQLEETVRSQGERIRDLERIASGPRETSPPAP, from the coding sequence ATGCCCACGCTGTTCATTGCCTTGCTGTTCGCCATTCTGATTGCCGTCTTCGCGCTGCAGAACACCGTGGCTGTCACCGTCCATTTTCTCGTCTGGGACTATGATACGTCGCTGGTGCTGATCATTCTTGGTTCCGCCATGTTGGGCGCGCTGCTGACGTTTCTGGCATCGCTCGGTCCCAGATTCACGCGTGCGAAACAAACCAGGCAGCTTGAGGAGACTGTCCGCTCGCAAGGCGAGCGAATCCGTGACTTGGAACGGATCGCCAGTGGACCACGCGAGACTTCCCCTCCGGCGCCGTGA
- a CDS encoding DUF481 domain-containing protein produces MTARSIHGTSLRILLPRFSVLAAGWLAVTVLFSPCWADEVHLRNGDRLTGTIVRMEEEILILSTAHSGEVKIRWPEIQSLSADKPLTIQLHDKVEETGWTEWLYTHHATVEAGRIGVDGPFALDAVKAINPPPPIRYHGTLNVGGNRTQGNTETQAVNASTRWTVRSDRHRMLAEGKYNYGEVGSRVTVRNSLASLKYDFFLSKKLFASAEGLMEKDTFQNLSFRSTIGAGLGYQFIDTQRASISVVTGLAHVSEHYTNAPSIKTPSARWSLRTEFVLIPDRVKLFHKHEGFLDFDQRSALRIFADQGLRVTLLGNLFFNVEYNIRYNGAPAPGRKRTDEAVIFGVGFEFKS; encoded by the coding sequence ATGACGGCACGATCTATTCACGGGACCTCATTGAGAATTCTCTTGCCCCGGTTTTCTGTCCTGGCGGCAGGATGGCTTGCCGTGACGGTTCTGTTTTCGCCCTGCTGGGCCGACGAGGTGCACTTGCGCAATGGCGACCGCCTGACCGGCACGATCGTCAGGATGGAGGAAGAGATCCTTATCTTAAGTACGGCGCACAGCGGCGAAGTCAAAATTCGATGGCCGGAAATTCAGAGTCTCTCGGCCGACAAACCGCTCACGATCCAGTTGCATGACAAGGTCGAAGAAACGGGCTGGACCGAGTGGCTCTACACCCACCATGCGACCGTCGAAGCCGGCCGAATCGGGGTCGATGGCCCGTTCGCTCTCGATGCCGTAAAGGCGATCAATCCCCCGCCGCCGATCCGCTACCATGGAACGCTGAACGTGGGAGGCAATCGCACCCAGGGGAACACCGAAACACAAGCCGTCAATGCCTCCACCCGATGGACGGTTCGTTCGGATCGGCATCGCATGCTGGCTGAAGGTAAGTACAACTACGGAGAGGTGGGAAGCCGGGTCACGGTGCGCAATTCCCTCGCCTCTCTTAAATACGACTTTTTCCTGAGCAAGAAGCTCTTCGCCAGCGCCGAAGGCCTGATGGAAAAGGACACCTTTCAAAACCTGTCGTTCCGAAGCACCATCGGCGCCGGACTCGGGTATCAGTTCATCGACACGCAGCGGGCGTCGATCTCGGTCGTGACAGGCCTGGCGCATGTGAGCGAGCACTATACGAATGCGCCTTCGATAAAAACCCCGTCGGCCCGCTGGTCCTTGCGCACCGAGTTTGTGCTGATTCCGGACCGGGTGAAACTGTTCCACAAGCACGAGGGGTTTCTCGACTTCGATCAACGGTCGGCGTTGCGCATCTTTGCCGACCAGGGGCTTCGCGTCACGCTGCTCGGCAATCTGTTTTTCAACGTGGAGTATAACATCCGTTACAACGGTGCTCCTGCGCCGGGAAGAAAGCGGACCGATGAGGCCGTCATCTTCGGGGTCGGATTTGAATTCAAGAGTTAG
- a CDS encoding mechanosensitive ion channel family protein: MDTGTLQELTPWLISMGATIGKAGAKIALIVVLGLVAMRFLRLGIRHLESLVARTGMPGDVDSDTSRKRAATLTGILRTIVISLIWAVIIVEVLDQIGLDIRPILAGAGILGLAVGFGAQNLVRDLISGFFIILEDQIRLGDVAVINGTGGLVESITFRTITLRDFSGVVHVFPNGTITTLSNMTKEWSAFVLNMGVAYKEDTDRVADVMRQVGEELREDPAFRDKFVAPIEIIGVDDFSDSAVVIRIRIKTRPLEQWNVGREYRRRLKRAFDGQGIEIPFPHRTWYMGGASAPFKVEVVAGSSIAKS, translated from the coding sequence ATGGATACAGGGACACTGCAGGAACTCACGCCCTGGCTGATTTCGATGGGAGCGACCATCGGCAAGGCCGGCGCCAAGATCGCATTGATCGTCGTCTTGGGGCTTGTCGCGATGCGGTTTCTCCGGCTGGGCATTCGACACCTGGAATCTCTGGTAGCCAGAACCGGTATGCCGGGGGACGTGGACTCCGACACCAGCCGGAAACGGGCTGCGACGCTGACGGGGATTCTCCGCACCATTGTGATCAGCCTCATCTGGGCCGTGATTATCGTCGAAGTGCTGGACCAGATCGGACTGGATATCCGACCGATCCTGGCGGGGGCCGGGATTCTCGGCCTGGCCGTGGGCTTTGGGGCGCAGAATCTCGTCCGGGATTTGATCAGCGGCTTCTTCATCATTCTGGAGGATCAAATCAGGCTGGGTGATGTGGCCGTCATCAACGGCACCGGCGGCCTGGTTGAATCGATCACGTTCCGCACGATCACGTTGCGCGACTTTTCAGGAGTGGTGCATGTCTTCCCGAACGGCACGATCACGACGCTCTCGAACATGACGAAGGAATGGTCGGCGTTCGTACTGAACATGGGCGTGGCTTACAAAGAGGATACGGATCGGGTCGCCGACGTCATGCGCCAGGTCGGCGAAGAGCTACGGGAAGACCCTGCCTTTCGCGATAAGTTCGTCGCCCCCATCGAAATCATCGGCGTAGACGATTTTTCCGATTCAGCCGTCGTCATTCGTATTCGGATCAAGACCAGGCCGTTGGAACAATGGAATGTGGGACGCGAATACCGCCGGCGACTGAAGAGGGCCTTTGACGGGCAGGGGATTGAGATTCCGTTCCCGCACCGTACCTGGTATATGGGGGGAGCCAGCGCCCCCTTCAAAGTCGAGGTCGTCGCCGGATCGAGTATAGCCAAATCGTAG
- a CDS encoding sodium:proton antiporter, protein MPLIHTLTILICLAALFSYVNHRLLKLPITIGLMAVALVFSLALLVLGKLGFGVEAEAQRFIGAIDFNEALMHGMLGFLLFAGALHVKLDELLDLKWVIGSMAVVGTILSSLITGLLGYWLFDLVGLPLPFLYCLMFGALISPTDPIAVMGVLRQARLPKALEMKIVGESLFNDGVGVVIFLVVLNLVPKASFSPADVLALFAEEALGGAALGLTLGYIAYRMLRSVDNYQVEILITLALVMGSFALADLLHTSGPIAVVVAGLLIGNQGRQWAMSEKTREHLDNFWELLDELLNAVLFVLIGLEVLVLSFQQPYLMAGLVAIPIVLAARWLSVFVQVKAFSFVRDFTDRTITILTWGGLRGGISVALALSLPVGPMRDAVVTITYAVVVFSILVQGLTINRVLGSGVSAKSEVAHS, encoded by the coding sequence GTGCCGTTAATTCATACGCTGACTATTCTGATCTGCCTGGCTGCGTTGTTCAGCTACGTCAACCATCGGCTGTTGAAGCTGCCGATTACCATCGGGCTGATGGCGGTGGCGCTGGTCTTTTCGCTTGCGTTGCTCGTGCTGGGCAAGCTGGGGTTTGGCGTCGAAGCGGAAGCCCAACGGTTCATCGGCGCCATCGACTTCAACGAGGCGCTCATGCACGGCATGCTGGGGTTTCTGTTGTTCGCCGGGGCGCTCCACGTGAAGCTGGATGAATTGCTGGACCTGAAGTGGGTGATCGGTTCCATGGCGGTCGTCGGGACGATCCTCTCGAGTCTCATCACCGGCCTGCTGGGGTACTGGCTCTTCGATCTCGTCGGGCTGCCACTCCCCTTTCTCTATTGTCTGATGTTCGGTGCGCTCATTTCGCCGACCGATCCCATTGCCGTCATGGGCGTGTTGCGGCAGGCGCGTCTCCCGAAGGCCCTTGAAATGAAGATCGTCGGGGAGTCGCTCTTCAACGACGGCGTCGGCGTGGTGATCTTTCTGGTTGTGTTGAACCTTGTGCCGAAAGCCTCGTTTAGCCCGGCCGATGTGCTGGCGTTGTTCGCCGAGGAAGCCCTCGGTGGCGCAGCCCTCGGGCTGACGCTCGGCTATATCGCCTATCGCATGCTCCGATCGGTGGACAATTATCAAGTCGAGATTCTCATCACGCTCGCTCTCGTGATGGGGAGTTTCGCTCTTGCAGATCTGCTGCACACTTCCGGTCCGATCGCTGTCGTCGTGGCGGGGTTACTCATCGGCAATCAGGGTCGCCAGTGGGCCATGTCCGAGAAGACGCGGGAGCATCTCGACAACTTTTGGGAATTGCTGGATGAACTCTTGAATGCCGTGCTCTTCGTGCTGATCGGATTGGAAGTGCTGGTACTGAGCTTCCAGCAGCCCTATCTCATGGCCGGCCTGGTGGCGATCCCGATTGTGCTCGCGGCGCGCTGGCTCAGTGTCTTCGTGCAAGTGAAAGCTTTCAGTTTCGTTCGTGATTTCACGGACCGCACGATCACAATCTTGACCTGGGGCGGACTCCGTGGAGGCATCTCGGTGGCCTTGGCACTGTCGTTGCCGGTTGGTCCGATGCGCGACGCCGTGGTCACCATCACCTATGCCGTGGTGGTCTTCTCGATTCTCGTGCAAGGTCTGACAATCAACCGAGTGTTGGGAAGCGGCGTGAGCGCAAAGAGCGAGGTAGCGCATTCGTAA
- a CDS encoding class I SAM-dependent methyltransferase, producing the protein MSISCAIPCNLCDSHNVALLSEKSRTGKPLRTVICTDCGLVWSDPRPHDADQFYREHYRVVYKSAYTPRLKHVLRGGKVALSRLARIRSLLSSQKTVLDVGSGGGEFAYLLASLGHRVTGIEPNRGYAEYAVTHYGITAHIGLVQDSALPPGTFDVITIWHVLEHLEDPRAVLKRLHSWLKPDGVLIVEVPNVEATCQSPKSTFHEAHLYNFNVATLRKLATITGFDETSHALSSDGGNITMLLTRSHSHPDAPYEAAIPGNCKQISAIVREHRAWRHALTLTPYRRTYERLRRAFTERRETAGVLCPKHLLDTLYRIAPTTCSSEATLPASGSQTPRESRSFSPQQSRQ; encoded by the coding sequence ATGTCTATATCCTGCGCCATCCCCTGTAATCTCTGCGACAGCCATAACGTGGCCCTGCTTTCGGAGAAAAGCCGGACCGGAAAGCCGCTGCGCACCGTGATCTGTACGGACTGTGGCCTCGTGTGGTCCGATCCACGCCCTCACGATGCGGACCAGTTCTATCGGGAGCACTATCGCGTCGTCTACAAAAGCGCCTACACGCCCCGCCTGAAACATGTCCTGCGTGGCGGCAAGGTGGCGTTGTCACGCCTGGCCAGGATTCGGTCTCTCCTGTCCAGCCAGAAAACCGTGCTCGATGTGGGCAGCGGAGGAGGCGAGTTCGCCTATCTGCTCGCATCGCTGGGCCATCGCGTGACCGGCATTGAGCCGAATCGAGGATATGCGGAATATGCCGTCACGCACTATGGGATAACGGCCCATATCGGCCTGGTCCAGGACAGTGCGCTCCCGCCAGGCACCTTCGATGTCATCACCATCTGGCATGTGCTGGAGCATCTCGAGGATCCGCGTGCCGTCTTGAAGAGACTCCACTCCTGGCTGAAACCGGACGGCGTACTGATTGTCGAGGTCCCCAATGTCGAAGCGACGTGCCAATCGCCGAAGAGCACATTTCATGAAGCGCATCTGTACAACTTTAACGTGGCGACGCTGCGCAAGCTGGCCACAATCACCGGATTCGATGAGACCTCCCATGCCTTGTCGAGTGATGGCGGAAACATCACGATGCTTCTCACGCGAAGCCACTCCCACCCCGATGCCCCGTATGAAGCCGCGATCCCTGGCAACTGCAAGCAAATTTCCGCGATTGTCCGCGAGCACCGCGCTTGGCGCCACGCCCTGACACTGACACCGTACCGTCGCACATACGAGCGGCTGCGCAGAGCCTTTACTGAGCGGCGGGAGACAGCCGGTGTTCTATGCCCCAAACATCTGCTCGATACCCTCTACCGCATCGCACCCACAACCTGTTCTTCAGAAGCGACTCTGCCCGCGAGCGGTTCACAAACACCTCGCGAGTCCAGAAGTTTCTCGCCGCAACAATCCCGGCAATGA
- a CDS encoding TraR/DksA C4-type zinc finger protein: MTESDAWTDPQRDELRRVLEGQRLELEQRRFMLKTEAQPVGLELPIGRLSRMDAMQQQQMAAGQQRRLDLEFQQVLAAIERLDRQRYGFCLRCQEPIPYARLLVRPTTPLCYGCQDDVESRKQS; encoded by the coding sequence ATGACAGAATCTGACGCATGGACTGACCCTCAACGGGATGAATTACGCCGCGTCCTGGAAGGTCAGCGCCTGGAATTGGAGCAGCGCCGCTTCATGCTAAAGACGGAAGCCCAACCGGTGGGACTCGAGTTGCCTATCGGGCGACTCAGTCGCATGGATGCCATGCAGCAACAACAAATGGCGGCCGGTCAACAGCGCCGTCTCGATCTCGAATTCCAGCAGGTGCTGGCCGCCATCGAGCGGCTCGACCGGCAGCGGTATGGGTTCTGTCTGCGATGCCAGGAGCCCATTCCGTATGCGCGTCTGCTCGTCCGCCCAACGACGCCATTGTGTTACGGCTGCCAGGATGACGTGGAGTCCCGGAAACAATCATAG
- a CDS encoding cupin domain-containing protein — translation MAKGERQGRAPGKSRRKAQKQNEQVEQSLGEAIRRLRDNQRLSVRTLARNCGFSASFISQVELNQASPSLSSLERIANGLSTTIGQLFVTAAPTAPAPIKASHRPMLQSKWSLAQIESLSHPSVNSKLEALLITLHPGGSSGGRLHMRDTELLAIVFSGTVRLQVGDTTHVLHRGDAITIPAHTLHRWENTTAKPAQLLKIVSRGHS, via the coding sequence ATGGCAAAAGGTGAACGCCAGGGGCGGGCACCTGGCAAGTCCCGGCGAAAAGCGCAAAAGCAGAATGAACAGGTGGAGCAATCCCTCGGGGAGGCGATTCGCCGGCTTCGAGACAATCAGCGCCTTTCCGTACGGACGCTGGCCCGCAACTGCGGATTTTCCGCCAGTTTCATTTCGCAAGTCGAGCTGAATCAGGCATCCCCATCGCTGTCTTCGTTGGAACGCATTGCCAACGGGCTGAGCACGACAATTGGTCAATTATTTGTCACGGCCGCTCCCACGGCGCCAGCCCCTATTAAGGCGTCCCACCGTCCCATGCTTCAGAGCAAGTGGTCTCTGGCACAGATTGAATCATTGAGCCATCCGAGCGTCAACAGCAAATTGGAGGCGCTCCTCATCACCTTGCATCCGGGCGGCAGCAGCGGCGGGCGCTTGCACATGCGCGACACGGAACTGCTTGCGATCGTCTTTAGCGGTACAGTTCGGCTTCAGGTCGGAGATACGACTCATGTGCTCCATCGAGGCGATGCCATCACGATTCCAGCTCACACGCTTCATCGCTGGGAGAACACCACAGCCAAGCCTGCACAATTGCTCAAGATTGTCTCCCGCGGGCACTCCTAG
- a CDS encoding glycosyltransferase family 4 protein produces MSLAERTVGIDDVFGHTHKPDIRMKIVMTEAAGSVGGQELAVLLYAEGLRSRGHDLELVVQPDVPIYQMAIERKISVLTVPMRRENFGAAFVAIHRILRRFRPDIVHVNSSRDSWLVAVAARLVRPRPKIVRSRHISVPLNRNLLTRLLYRTLFDFVIVTGGALNRQALIERDGLDPDRVDGFPIGIDTAHFRPGRPAQDLKKELGIPGDHRLIGIVSYLRAYKGHRYFVEAAAQVLSKVKNATFVIIGEGPEELNLRTQIAELGLTDRVLLLGYREDQVEAMRSLDVFVLPSVEADTIPQALMQALAVGLPVVSTSFGSIPDVVKHGETGLLAVPRDAASLAEQIVVMLQDDALRARLGANGRRLIEDHYSLDRMLARLETVYHRVLKRR; encoded by the coding sequence GTGAGCCTCGCCGAGAGGACGGTCGGCATTGACGATGTTTTCGGACACACGCACAAGCCAGACATCCGCATGAAGATTGTGATGACAGAAGCAGCCGGCTCCGTCGGCGGGCAGGAATTAGCCGTCCTCTTGTACGCGGAAGGCCTGCGGTCCCGCGGGCACGACCTCGAGCTCGTCGTCCAGCCGGACGTACCCATTTACCAGATGGCTATAGAGCGGAAGATCTCCGTTCTGACCGTCCCGATGCGCCGGGAGAACTTCGGAGCCGCGTTTGTCGCCATCCATCGCATCCTTCGCCGGTTCAGGCCGGACATCGTGCATGTCAATAGCTCCCGCGATAGCTGGCTCGTGGCAGTGGCCGCGCGTCTGGTCCGTCCCAGACCCAAGATTGTGCGCAGCCGCCACATCTCCGTGCCACTGAACAGAAACCTGCTCACGCGCCTGCTCTATCGAACACTCTTCGACTTTGTGATTGTGACCGGCGGAGCACTCAATCGACAGGCCTTGATCGAGCGGGACGGACTTGATCCTGATCGCGTGGACGGATTTCCCATCGGCATCGACACCGCTCATTTTCGGCCAGGCCGACCCGCACAAGACCTGAAAAAGGAATTGGGCATACCGGGCGACCATCGCCTAATTGGAATCGTTTCCTATCTTCGCGCATACAAAGGACATCGGTACTTTGTCGAGGCGGCGGCCCAAGTCCTCTCAAAGGTCAAGAATGCGACGTTTGTAATCATTGGCGAGGGACCGGAGGAACTCAATCTCCGGACACAGATTGCAGAGTTGGGATTGACGGACCGGGTATTGTTGTTGGGGTATCGCGAGGACCAGGTCGAGGCCATGCGGTCACTCGACGTGTTCGTGCTGCCGTCGGTGGAGGCGGACACCATCCCGCAAGCGCTCATGCAGGCCTTAGCTGTCGGCTTGCCGGTGGTGTCTACCTCATTTGGCTCGATTCCAGATGTCGTCAAACATGGAGAGACGGGCCTGTTGGCGGTGCCGCGAGATGCCGCGTCCTTAGCGGAGCAGATCGTGGTCATGCTTCAGGACGATGCGCTCCGAGCACGGCTAGGGGCGAACGGCCGGCGGCTCATTGAAGACCACTATTCCTTGGACAGGATGCTCGCGCGACTCGAAACCGTATATCATCGAGTGCTTAAGCGTCGATGA
- the mgtA gene encoding magnesium-translocating P-type ATPase, with product MNEQLPAFWSLQTDELLDRLQTRPEGLHPDEARQRQMQYASSRLKPRQDIRPLYVLLAQFRSPIILILLFAATMSLFLADRTDALIILTIILVSAFLGFWQEHGAAKAVASLLALVRVTVTVLREGKALDIPLDEVVPGDIITLSAGSSIPGDGIVLESKDLFVDEATLTGETYPAEKSASVVSATASLSQRTNSLFMGTHVVSGHATAVIVQTGKDTDFGRIAGHVMLRPPETEFERGVRRFGYLLLEVTLLLVFTIFAINVYLQRPVLDSFLFSMALAVGLTPQLLPAIISVNLSHGAKRMAQQKVIVKRLHSIENFGAMNVLCSDKTGTLTEGTMRFHAALNLDGTASERVLFHGALNATFETGFINPLDEAIRTQCIRDLSGYTKLDEVPYDFLRKRLSILVASPITHLLITKGAVEPMLAVCTRAELPDGSTATMETRIDQIRQQFEEMNRQGLRTLGLAIRDMGETSHIGKEQETEMTFLGLMVFADPVKPDMAQTIASLRRLGVSLKIITGDHHLVAAHVSQQVGMDHQRLLTGPDLRLMTDEALSKRVNDIDVFAEVEPNQKDRIILALKRSGNVVGYIGDGINDAPALHSADVGISVDSAVDVAKDAADIVLLEKNLSVLIPGVREGRTTFANTLKYVFMATSANFGNMFSMAGASLFLPFLPLLPKQILLTNLLTDIPEMTIATDSVDPELIDRPRRWDIAFIRKFMLTFGLVSSVFDYLTFGALLWILGASPEQFRTGWFIESVISASAIVLVIRTRRPFFSSTPGRALALATLAVAATTLLLPILPIAAPLGLTPMPLSFLFLLAAILAGYILTTELAKKYFYANGRT from the coding sequence ATGAACGAGCAACTCCCTGCGTTCTGGAGTCTTCAGACTGATGAACTGCTCGACCGGCTGCAAACCAGACCGGAAGGGCTCCATCCCGACGAAGCACGGCAGCGCCAAATGCAGTATGCGTCTTCCAGACTGAAGCCCCGCCAAGATATTCGTCCCCTGTACGTCCTGCTCGCGCAATTTCGCAGTCCGATCATTCTCATTCTCTTGTTTGCCGCTACCATGTCGCTGTTTCTGGCCGATCGTACCGACGCGCTCATCATTCTCACGATTATCCTAGTCAGCGCCTTCCTGGGATTCTGGCAGGAGCACGGCGCCGCTAAAGCCGTCGCCTCGCTCCTCGCCCTCGTCCGCGTGACCGTCACGGTCTTGCGGGAGGGGAAGGCGCTCGACATTCCGCTCGATGAGGTCGTGCCAGGCGACATCATCACGCTGTCGGCCGGCTCGAGCATTCCCGGTGACGGAATCGTCCTGGAATCCAAAGACCTCTTCGTCGATGAAGCCACCCTAACAGGGGAAACCTATCCCGCGGAGAAATCGGCCTCGGTCGTGTCTGCCACGGCCTCCCTCAGCCAGCGGACCAACAGCCTTTTCATGGGCACCCACGTCGTCAGCGGACATGCGACCGCCGTCATCGTGCAGACCGGAAAGGACACAGATTTCGGCCGCATCGCCGGCCATGTGATGCTCCGCCCGCCGGAAACGGAGTTTGAACGGGGCGTCCGGCGCTTCGGCTATTTGCTGCTCGAAGTGACCCTCCTACTCGTCTTCACCATCTTCGCCATCAACGTCTATCTGCAACGGCCCGTCCTTGATTCATTCCTCTTTTCCATGGCGCTGGCCGTGGGCCTCACACCGCAGTTGCTCCCGGCGATCATCAGCGTCAACCTTTCCCACGGGGCCAAACGCATGGCCCAGCAGAAAGTGATCGTGAAACGCCTCCACTCGATTGAAAACTTCGGCGCCATGAACGTGCTCTGCTCCGACAAGACCGGCACGCTCACCGAAGGCACCATGCGCTTTCATGCAGCCTTGAATCTGGACGGTACTGCCAGCGAACGCGTCCTCTTCCACGGGGCCCTCAACGCCACGTTTGAGACCGGCTTTATCAACCCGCTCGATGAAGCGATCCGGACACAGTGTATTCGTGACCTGTCCGGATACACAAAACTGGACGAAGTCCCCTACGATTTCCTTCGCAAGCGCCTCTCAATTCTGGTGGCCTCGCCTATCACGCACCTCCTGATTACCAAAGGGGCCGTAGAGCCGATGCTGGCGGTCTGCACCCGCGCGGAATTGCCGGATGGGTCGACGGCCACCATGGAGACTCGCATAGATCAGATCCGACAGCAATTTGAGGAGATGAACCGACAGGGTCTCCGAACGCTGGGCCTGGCGATTCGTGACATGGGCGAGACATCCCACATCGGCAAGGAACAGGAAACGGAGATGACGTTTCTCGGCCTGATGGTCTTCGCCGATCCGGTGAAACCCGATATGGCACAAACCATCGCCTCGCTCCGCCGGCTGGGGGTCTCCCTCAAAATCATCACGGGCGATCACCATCTCGTGGCCGCCCACGTCAGTCAACAAGTCGGGATGGACCACCAGCGGCTCTTGACCGGACCGGATCTTCGCCTCATGACCGACGAAGCGCTGAGCAAGCGCGTGAATGATATCGATGTCTTTGCGGAAGTAGAGCCCAATCAGAAGGACCGCATCATCCTCGCGCTGAAGCGATCCGGCAACGTCGTGGGCTATATCGGCGACGGGATCAATGACGCCCCGGCGCTCCATTCGGCGGACGTCGGCATCTCCGTAGACAGCGCCGTGGACGTGGCGAAGGACGCGGCGGACATTGTACTCCTCGAAAAGAACTTGTCCGTGCTCATCCCGGGCGTCCGTGAGGGGCGGACCACTTTTGCAAACACGTTGAAATACGTCTTCATGGCCACCAGCGCAAACTTCGGCAACATGTTCAGCATGGCCGGCGCCTCGCTGTTTCTTCCGTTTCTCCCGCTGCTGCCGAAGCAAATCCTCCTCACGAATCTACTGACCGATATTCCTGAAATGACGATCGCCACCGATAGCGTCGACCCTGAACTGATCGACCGGCCGCGACGCTGGGATATCGCCTTCATCCGAAAATTCATGCTGACATTCGGACTCGTCAGCTCGGTCTTTGACTACCTGACGTTCGGCGCGCTGCTGTGGATTCTCGGTGCCTCACCGGAACAGTTTCGGACTGGCTGGTTTATCGAATCCGTCATTTCCGCCTCGGCCATCGTGCTCGTCATTCGAACCAGACGGCCGTTTTTCTCCAGCACACCGGGTCGCGCCCTCGCACTTGCCACGCTCGCGGTGGCGGCGACCACACTGTTGCTCCCCATACTCCCGATTGCCGCACCGCTAGGTTTGACGCCCATGCCGCTGTCATTCCTCTTTCTCCTCGCCGCCATCCTCGCCGGATACATCCTCACCACCGAGCTGGCTAAGAAATACTTCTACGCCAATGGACGAACCTGA